From a region of the Sulfuriferula plumbiphila genome:
- a CDS encoding ATP-binding protein, which produces MTAIRAKDRDAVIQSLRAGVVPRIGQHLIQVGRALEIDSLLKDIDRIADGGSSFRLVIGEYGSGKTFFLNLIRAVALEKKLVTVNADLNPDRRLHATNGQARSLYAELMRNLATRTKPDGGALAGIVEKFVASTINEAKANGVSTETAIHQKLEHLSEMVNGYDFAAVIAAYWRGFEESNEQLKADAIRWLRGEFTTKTDAKAALGVRTIVEDASFYDQLKLMARFVRLAGYSGLLVNLDEVVNLYKLANTQARNSNYEQILRILNDSLQGTAEGLGFVLGGTPEFLLDTRRGLYSYSALQSRLAENTFAREGLVDLSGPVMRLSRLSQEDFLVLLDKLRHVYAFGEPSQYLLPNEALPAFMEHCYKRIGEVYFRTPRKTITAFIDLLAVLEQNPGADWMRLLDQVVVQPDQGDSLDLIEEAAALMPGSQTDEDGFANFKL; this is translated from the coding sequence ATGACGGCAATTCGTGCCAAAGACCGGGATGCGGTTATTCAATCCTTGCGTGCTGGGGTCGTGCCCCGCATTGGCCAACACCTTATCCAGGTAGGTCGAGCACTGGAAATCGACTCACTTTTGAAGGACATTGACCGCATTGCTGACGGCGGCTCATCCTTTAGGTTGGTCATTGGGGAATACGGGTCAGGTAAAACCTTTTTCTTGAATCTGATCCGAGCCGTTGCACTGGAGAAGAAGCTCGTTACCGTCAATGCGGACTTAAACCCAGATCGCCGTTTGCATGCCACAAACGGGCAGGCTCGTTCCCTCTATGCCGAGTTGATGCGCAATCTGGCAACACGAACTAAACCCGATGGTGGTGCTTTGGCCGGGATTGTGGAAAAGTTTGTTGCCTCAACCATCAACGAAGCCAAGGCGAATGGGGTGAGCACCGAAACAGCGATTCACCAAAAGCTGGAACATCTTTCCGAAATGGTAAATGGCTATGATTTTGCAGCGGTAATCGCGGCTTATTGGCGTGGTTTCGAGGAAAGTAACGAACAGCTCAAAGCTGATGCTATCCGCTGGCTGCGTGGTGAATTTACTACCAAGACAGATGCCAAAGCTGCCTTGGGTGTGCGTACCATTGTGGAAGATGCTTCGTTTTATGATCAGTTGAAACTCATGGCACGGTTCGTTCGTCTAGCTGGCTATTCCGGCTTGCTGGTTAACCTGGACGAGGTGGTCAACTTGTACAAGTTGGCGAATACCCAGGCGCGTAATTCCAATTACGAACAAATTCTGCGCATTCTGAATGATTCGCTGCAGGGTACGGCAGAAGGCTTGGGATTTGTCCTCGGGGGAACGCCAGAGTTCTTGCTTGATACACGTCGCGGGCTGTATAGCTATTCGGCCTTGCAATCCCGCTTGGCAGAAAATACGTTCGCCCGTGAGGGTCTGGTGGACTTATCCGGTCCCGTTATGCGGTTATCGAGGCTTTCACAAGAAGATTTTCTAGTGTTGCTGGACAAACTGCGGCATGTTTATGCCTTTGGGGAGCCATCTCAATATTTGCTACCGAACGAAGCGTTGCCTGCATTTATGGAGCATTGCTACAAACGTATTGGCGAAGTGTATTTCCGTACTCCACGGAAAACGATTACCGCTTTTATAGATTTGTTGGCCGTTTTGGAACAGAACCCAGGTGCGGACTGGATGCGCCTTTTAGACCAGGTAGTCGTGCAACCCGACCAAGGTGATTCGCTTGATTTGATTGAGGAGGCAGCCGCACTTATGCCCGGTTCACAAACGGATGAAGATGGTTTTGCCAATTTCAAACTCTAG
- a CDS encoding DEAD/DEAH box helicase, whose translation MKMVLPISNSSQASSSFFELDERIQRWIWESGWDELKDAQEKAIPLILAANQDIIVAAATASGKTEAAFLPILTRLLQQDTPACVVYLSPLKALINDQWGRLAGLCETLEIPVTPWHGDISNTQKKQFLKKPQGCLLITPESLEALLMKQGHSLAGIFNGLMYLVVDELHAFIGTERGKQLQSLRML comes from the coding sequence ATGAAGATGGTTTTGCCAATTTCAAACTCTAGCCAAGCGTCCAGCAGCTTTTTCGAGCTGGATGAGCGTATCCAGCGTTGGATATGGGAATCTGGATGGGATGAGCTGAAAGACGCGCAAGAAAAGGCCATTCCGCTTATCCTGGCAGCAAACCAGGATATCATTGTTGCCGCAGCCACAGCTTCGGGCAAAACAGAAGCTGCCTTTCTGCCCATTCTGACCCGATTGCTTCAACAAGACACGCCGGCATGCGTTGTTTACCTCAGCCCCCTTAAAGCGTTGATTAACGACCAATGGGGCCGTTTGGCCGGGCTCTGCGAAACACTGGAGATTCCAGTTACTCCTTGGCATGGCGATATCTCCAATACTCAAAAAAAGCAGTTCCTAAAAAAGCCTCAAGGCTGTCTTTTGATTACGCCTGAATCACTAGAAGCTTTGCTTATGAAACAGGGGCATTCGCTTGCTGGCATTTTCAATGGCTTGATGTACCTGGTAGTCGACGAATTGCATGCTTTTATTGGAACGGAGCGTGGAAAACAGTTGCAATCCTTAAGGATGCTCTGA
- a CDS encoding IS5 family transposase: MKQTTLNLDLSLKRTRKREFLEQMEHVVPWAALVKLIAPHYPQGNNGRPPFPLETMLRIHFMQQWFSLSDPGMEEAFFDIPLYREFAQLEDYARLPDESTILRFRHRLEHHQLAEQILATVNQLLIQQGLLLKVGSVVDATLIPAPTSTKNKDKTRDPEMHSSKKGNQWYFGMKAHIGADADSGLVHTVRGTAGHVHDVIEANGLLHGEETEVYGDAGYQGAAKRPDAKASINWHIAMRPGKRRALDKDKPIDALIDQLEKLKAGIRAKVEHPFRVIKRQFGFAKVRYKGLKKNTAQLITLFALSNLWMARHKLMALPG, from the coding sequence ATGAAACAAACCACCCTGAATCTAGACCTCAGTCTCAAGCGCACGCGCAAGCGTGAATTTCTCGAGCAGATGGAACACGTCGTACCGTGGGCAGCGCTGGTCAAGCTGATTGCCCCGCACTACCCCCAAGGCAACAACGGGCGTCCGCCGTTCCCGCTCGAAACCATGCTGCGCATCCACTTCATGCAGCAATGGTTCAGCCTGTCCGATCCGGGCATGGAAGAAGCCTTCTTCGACATCCCGCTGTACCGCGAATTTGCCCAACTCGAAGACTATGCCCGCCTGCCTGACGAGAGCACCATCCTGCGCTTTCGCCACCGGCTCGAGCACCACCAGCTGGCCGAACAGATTCTCGCCACCGTCAATCAGCTGCTGATCCAGCAAGGCCTGCTGCTCAAAGTCGGCAGCGTGGTGGACGCCACCCTGATCCCGGCGCCCACCTCGACCAAGAACAAAGACAAGACCCGCGACCCCGAAATGCATTCCAGCAAAAAAGGCAATCAATGGTACTTCGGCATGAAAGCCCACATTGGTGCGGATGCCGATTCCGGACTGGTGCATACCGTGCGCGGCACGGCTGGCCATGTGCATGACGTGATCGAAGCCAATGGGCTGTTGCATGGCGAGGAAACAGAAGTGTATGGCGATGCCGGTTACCAGGGTGCCGCCAAACGCCCGGACGCCAAAGCGAGTATCAACTGGCACATCGCCATGCGCCCGGGCAAGCGCCGGGCGCTGGACAAGGACAAACCCATTGATGCATTGATCGACCAGTTGGAGAAACTCAAGGCGGGTATCCGCGCCAAGGTAGAGCACCCGTTCCGGGTGATCAAGCGCCAGTTCGGATTCGCCAAGGTGCGCTACAAAGGATTGAAGAAGAATACGGCCCAGCTCATCACCCTGTTTGCGCTATCCAATCTGTGGATGGCGCGGCACAAACTGATGGCACTACCGGGATGA
- a CDS encoding helicase-related protein has translation MHRIDIGLKRKVPRIALSATLGDMNLAAEFLRPHSSFGFELVISKENTQDLKVIIKGYLALPAKSSDEEAANREDAKLEDITPQGELAICDHLFKTLRGTNNLVFPNSRAKVESYSDMLRRYCEREGLPNEFWPHHGSLAKEIREETEQALKSHERPASAVCTTTLELGIDIGLVKSVAQIGPAPSVASLRQRLGRSGRRKGEPAILRCYALEAEIKPDSGLSDLLREGLLQSIAQIHLLIAGWYEPPQTKGMHLSTLIQQVLSLIAQYGGVTAADAWQVLCGSGPFHAVSKQDFLVLLRALGSKDVLMQTDTGLLLHGGLGERLVNHYTFYAAFSSDAEFRVVCGGKALGTLPLSQPVEPGSYIIFAGRRWQVELLDVDKKFIQVIPAAGGKVPKFDGGIGQVGDKVREEMRQILAKAAPVNFLDPAASAFLAEARSHFNRLNLGSTKILVTGNSIQLFFWSGDQVMNTIALMLRFKGLVAISEGLFVSIQHVTTAKLSEVVSALLAEPPIAPERLVAEVLNKQQGKWDWLLPDELLCRNYASLNLNVPGAYQVLLSMASAK, from the coding sequence ATGCATCGCATTGATATTGGTTTGAAACGCAAAGTACCTCGAATAGCGCTGTCCGCCACGCTTGGCGACATGAACCTGGCTGCCGAATTTTTGCGGCCGCACAGTAGCTTTGGCTTTGAGCTTGTAATCAGCAAGGAGAACACTCAGGATCTGAAAGTCATCATCAAAGGCTACTTGGCCTTGCCTGCCAAATCGTCCGACGAGGAAGCTGCTAATCGGGAAGATGCCAAACTTGAGGACATTACGCCTCAAGGGGAACTGGCGATTTGTGACCATTTGTTTAAGACTTTGCGTGGCACGAACAATCTAGTGTTCCCAAACAGCCGAGCCAAAGTGGAGTCCTATTCAGACATGTTGCGCCGCTATTGCGAGCGGGAGGGCCTGCCCAATGAGTTTTGGCCACACCACGGCAGTCTAGCGAAGGAAATTCGTGAGGAAACCGAACAGGCGTTGAAATCCCACGAACGCCCGGCGTCTGCTGTTTGCACCACGACATTGGAGCTGGGCATCGATATTGGCTTGGTGAAAAGTGTCGCGCAAATTGGGCCAGCCCCTTCGGTGGCAAGTTTGCGTCAACGGTTAGGTCGGTCTGGGCGTCGAAAGGGCGAGCCTGCAATTCTACGCTGCTATGCCTTGGAAGCGGAGATCAAACCAGACTCAGGTTTGTCTGACCTGCTAAGAGAGGGCTTACTTCAATCTATTGCGCAAATCCACCTGTTGATTGCTGGCTGGTATGAACCACCGCAAACCAAGGGTATGCATCTTTCCACGCTGATACAACAGGTACTGTCCTTGATTGCCCAATATGGAGGCGTAACTGCGGCCGATGCTTGGCAGGTGCTCTGTGGGTCCGGCCCATTCCATGCGGTGAGCAAGCAAGATTTTCTGGTTTTGTTGCGTGCGTTAGGATCCAAAGATGTGCTCATGCAAACAGATACTGGGTTGCTGTTACATGGTGGATTGGGCGAACGCCTTGTAAACCATTACACCTTCTACGCTGCCTTTTCCTCCGATGCCGAGTTCCGGGTTGTATGTGGAGGAAAGGCATTGGGTACGTTACCGCTCTCGCAACCAGTCGAACCGGGGAGCTATATCATTTTTGCTGGACGCCGATGGCAAGTTGAATTACTCGATGTTGATAAGAAATTCATTCAGGTTATTCCTGCTGCTGGCGGCAAAGTGCCAAAGTTTGATGGTGGCATTGGTCAAGTTGGAGACAAAGTTCGGGAGGAGATGCGGCAGATTCTGGCAAAGGCTGCACCCGTTAATTTCCTGGATCCAGCAGCTTCAGCCTTTCTGGCGGAAGCCCGTTCCCATTTTAACAGGCTGAATCTTGGCTCGACGAAAATTCTCGTTACGGGGAATTCTATACAATTGTTCTTCTGGAGCGGTGATCAGGTGATGAATACAATTGCGCTGATGCTACGGTTCAAAGGGCTTGTAGCCATTAGCGAGGGGCTGTTTGTCAGTATTCAGCATGTTACAACCGCAAAGCTGTCTGAGGTGGTTTCAGCTTTGTTGGCTGAGCCTCCAATCGCTCCAGAAAGGTTAGTTGCCGAAGTCTTGAATAAGCAGCAGGGGAAGTGGGATTGGCTGCTTCCGGATGAGCTGCTTTGCCGCAATTATGCGTCACTTAATTTGAATGTACCTGGGGCGTATCAGGTACTTCTTTCTATGGCGAGTGCTAAATAA
- a CDS encoding BPSS1780 family membrane protein, with translation MQTIPEFRRVPAGHGWLWIKQAFGLFKQSPLIWIALSVSIFLLAGLLGIIPRIGSVVFQLISPAFTAGLMLGCKAMESGEELEIGHLFAGFRSHGAQLVTIGGIYLVGLILIAGVMMALGGGALVTLMLQGHPDAGNVVTPEMLGSGASLAVLVALALLVPLLMAYWFAPALVVFRNMGAVDAMKLSMRATWTNAIPFLVYGMIVFALFVVAAIPLMLGFLVMLPVAFITYYTAYRDVFNAA, from the coding sequence ATGCAAACCATCCCGGAATTTCGTCGCGTACCCGCTGGTCACGGCTGGCTATGGATCAAACAGGCGTTTGGCCTGTTCAAGCAAAGTCCGCTGATCTGGATTGCGTTGTCCGTCAGTATTTTTTTGCTGGCAGGTTTGCTGGGGATTATCCCGCGCATCGGTAGCGTGGTGTTTCAGCTCATCTCGCCGGCCTTCACCGCAGGACTGATGCTCGGATGCAAGGCGATGGAATCGGGTGAGGAACTGGAAATAGGGCATCTGTTCGCCGGCTTCAGGTCGCATGGCGCGCAGCTGGTGACCATAGGTGGCATTTACCTGGTGGGGCTGATCCTGATCGCCGGCGTGATGATGGCGCTGGGCGGCGGGGCGCTGGTCACGCTGATGCTGCAGGGGCACCCGGATGCGGGTAATGTCGTCACGCCGGAAATGCTCGGCAGCGGCGCCAGTCTTGCTGTATTGGTGGCGCTGGCCCTGCTGGTGCCGTTGTTGATGGCGTACTGGTTTGCGCCTGCACTGGTGGTATTCCGCAACATGGGTGCGGTGGATGCGATGAAGCTCAGCATGCGCGCGACGTGGACCAATGCGATCCCTTTCCTGGTTTACGGAATGATCGTGTTCGCCCTGTTCGTAGTGGCGGCAATACCGCTGATGCTCGGTTTTCTGGTCATGCTTCCTGTTGCATTTATCACGTATTACACCGCTTACAGGGATGTGTTCAACGCGGCTTGA